The following proteins come from a genomic window of Salvia hispanica cultivar TCC Black 2014 chromosome 4, UniMelb_Shisp_WGS_1.0, whole genome shotgun sequence:
- the LOC125221158 gene encoding receptor-like cytoplasmic kinase 176 — protein MCQAFRAWINEHALIASKPGSGMAVTVKKWSNFMERHQDWLKKTDNLVQLCHPSLVSLVGYCQYQSLPWSRRIKIAIDIARGLSYLHEQDIPIIHRDFKTANVLLDWVDMFNHMKIGKCLDCVYRKE, from the exons ATGTGTCAAGCTTTTAGAGCATGGATCAATGAGCATGCCCTCATCGCCTCGAAGCCTGGCTCTGGAATGGCTGTTACAGTTAAAAAATGGTCCAATTTCATGGAAAGGCATCAGGATTGGCTG AAGAAAACTGATAATTTGGTGCAACTTTGTCATCCAAGCTTGGTCAGCCTCGTTGGGTACT GTCAATACCAATCATTACCTTGGTCGAGGAGAATCAAGATCGCTATAGATATTGCCAGAGGGCTTAGCTACTTGCATGAACAAGATATACCTATCATACACCGAGATTTCAAGACTGCTAACGTTCTTCTTGATTGGGTAGATATGTTTAACCACATGAAGATCGGTAAATGTTTAGACTGTGTGTACAGAAAAGAATAA